The nucleotide window caaattataGTTCCTTGTATAAAATTAGTTGTTAGAGAGTTGGCTTGTGTGAAGTTGGAAGGCATTGGGATCCACCATTCAACATTTTGCTCATGGAAAAGGTTTtactgaattatttttaatttttttgttattatgattGTGCTACAGCATGGTACAAACATGGGGGCATGGGGTTACTATTACTTAATGaatgaagagttgaagaatAATTTGAAATGCCTGGGGAAGCATTGGCATCAGTCTTCATTAAAATGCCTTGGGAGGCATTGGCATCAGTCTTACAATTTGAAATGTATGTATGAAGAATACAAGTTGTAAGACATTGACATCAATCTTCATTTAAAGGCCTGGGGAGGCATTGGCATCAGTCTAATAATTTACATgcaattaattgtttatttattaaaaaaataaattttgtaaataataattgcCATTTCAATTGAAGTAATTGTTAGATTGTAAGTAATAATGGTTGAGAATTCATCACTAATACATTAATTGTGTGACTTTCAATTCaattttactacaataaaaGATTTGTTTGAAGTCaccataacaaaataatatttttcagcTCAAAGAGGAAGAGAATGGAGATGAGAAAAAGGCTGGCAAACCCATTTAACTTTCTTCCATTGAGATTAATCACTACATTGTAACAATTTCAAACAAGTGTATACCTTTTGCCATTCAGGTATTTTATCAAACATCTTATGTGGCAGGACAatcatactaataataataggatTGCTAATACTCTTGTTTCTCCTAATTACATCCTTTTCATGCTAATCACTCAATTATCACATCCTTAACTATCCTACCCAATTCTAGCACGATTAGTTCATAACAAAAATGAGAGAACTTCGCACTTGAGACTTCCTTGTTTGGTCGTTCACTCATTCTAGTTATCGAGATAAAACCAATGTCTTCAAACTGAGATCTAATGCTACATATAGCTTCTCTGCACAAGCCATGCTTTACAATCTTAACGCACATGTGTGCAAGTCCCATATGTGCACCATGCCATCATCTGACCAGAACGCATCAACGAGCCACTCAAGTAGACCACGCTCCCACACGGTCTCTCGTCCCACCGTGCCCCCTGGGTCTCCCATCACCGTCGTGTCCATCTCGCATGATGTTTTTAGAGGCAAGCTATTGTATGAAGAGCGGAGAAGGCTCGCAACATCCGTTTTGGAGATAAGATCACATCCAGAGGTGAAGGAACTAATTGTCTGGAGATAAGATAGAGATAAGATAGCGTTTGAAGTATTTAAAAAGGGTAAAGCTCTCAGTTGTTAGATCAAAATCTAACGGCTGAGCCAAGGACATCCTTAGAATACTggctccatatatatatatgtggcaTAATACCTTAATTGgttcctctacttttctctctctccccTTTTGGTCTCTTTACTCAAAAATGCTctcgactagtccctctacttttgaaaatgtgtctACTTaattagaaatgctcccaactagtccctttacttttaaaaatgacccAACTAGAGTGACTAAGTGGgcgcatttttaaaaatagagggactagttgggagtatttctaactaagtgggcacattttcaaaagtaaagggactagtcgggagcatttctgagtagatggatcaaaagggaagagagagaaaagtatagggactattttggtgattatacatatatatatatatatatctatatatatatatatatgcacacacacatatgGAAAAGATAACTCATTTTTGGAAAGATAGCTCATTTTGTATAGATAAACTTccaaaaaacataattttacttaataaaaaaaacttcagCCAAATAGATCCCTCACTGATACCTTAAACTATTTTATAGGTCTTCTCCCACAGTCCCACTCACCAACCTTGGTTTCCAATCTCAGGTAGGTGTCTCAGACAACAGGATTGAGAGTCCCTAATAAGCAAAGTCAATGCTAGACTCTTAGTTTGGAAAGCCAGGATGCTCTCCCTAGGAGGTAGACTTAAAATAATTAACTCAGTTCTCACATCCATCCCTATTTATTAAATGTCTAACTATATATAAACTCCCCTAATTGGTCTCTAAATCTATTGGTCGAATTTGTCGTGACTTCTTAAGGCATGACCCTGACACTGACAAGGCAGGTGGATTAGAAATGGGTCTGTAGACCAAGAAACTTTAGGCTGGTGGGAAATTCTAAATCTTATGGAATTCAACTTAACGTTCTTTGGGTAAGTCGTggtgaaaaaaattcttttagtCAAAGGGTGGTGTGAAACTACTATCATACAATTTAACTACTTCCAACACCATCAACCTTGGAACTTATTCCAAAAGGCTACCATCCAAGAGATCCTTTTTCTTGGAAGTTATAATGAGTTGTGCTCCTTGCGATCTGTGGCCAGGTGCTTCTTCTAACACCCCTCATCCTTTTGGTACAATTAGAAATATTGCTCCTATCTTTATCCACAGTTTAAGAAAAGTTGATCCTTCTATTGATGATTACTTAACTGGGTTGGTAACGACTCTAAAGACCTAAAACGTTGGTGCCAATGTTTGTTACATCGTGAACTTTTTACAATTTTCTCATAGACGAAGGCATTCAATGTCGCCCTACCAAGGCTTTTGTTTGAGAAAGGTTAAAGCTTTCACTTGGTTAGATTGGGATTACAAACTTCTTACTCTAAAAAACTTGGATAAAAGAAAATGTAATAAACTCCCCACTGCtacctatgttttttattgtgCAACAATAGAAAACTCATATCACTTATTTCTTCATTGTCCTTTTGTGGTATAAAATTGCATTTTTCTTCAGAGTCTTAATCTGAATAGTCGCCCAGAGTCTCTCTTTGAGCTATGGGGATCCTAGATGTTGTGACTTAATTAGAGGTATATAAAAAGTTACATATATGGATACACTATTTAATCAATAATATTCTTTTGGAGCATctggttttgaaaagaaataggcgtatcttgttttagttcttcttcttctatgatTTTTAACATAACTAATTCACttattttttgggaatttgCATCCCATATCTTAAATGATAGAAGCTAGAGGAACCAACCAACAAGGTCAAGAGAAGCTATGGCGTTTGTAGATTCCAAAGGAGTTAGCCGAGCCGAGTAGATCATGAAAGTTGAGCGTATATATACTCCCACTGGCCTATTCTTATTTTGTGTCTTTTTAGCTCACTTAGCCTTAGGTCTTCCTAAGTTGAACCCTTTTGCTTTTGCATAGtgtaccttgtcttacatcAAGTGGAcctctattgttgttgttattgttgcacGTTGTTGCCATTTCTCTCTTTTGAGGTTTTCTGGTTTATCCACTTCatcccaagaagaagaagaagaaaaaaaaaaagatttatgtatttgtttgaaAGATAAAGCAAGGATGCTACAATTCCATCTGAGCCATCTCTCAAGCTGAACCCAAGAAATTAAGACATCCTCAAATAGCTCTCCAATCgttatttttacataaaaagaaattaacaaacataataaataaataaataatcaatcatTCAGAAAAActttagaagaaatttttttgagaTTAAGATCAGATGATCCACATTTACTCACAGCCTCCGAAGCCTTGTCTTTCCACATCTTAGCCTTTGTCCTAATCTTAACACCCTTCTCTCCATCCCCCATCACCAACTCCAAACACCGCACAAGCTCTTCTCCTTTAACAACACAATCACCATCAAACTCACTCCTCACTCCACAACCCCACAAACTCTCCACCAACTTCGCATTCATTCCTTGATCTGGCCACTGTGGCATGCCCACCACCGGCATGCCACACACCAAGCTCTCCAAAGTTGAGTTCCATCCACAGTGAGTCACAAAACATCCAACCGCCTTGTGTGCCAAAACTCTCACTTGTGAACACCACTCCACCATCATCCCATTCCCATCTTGatcatctccttcttctccttcaatcTCAAGTAATTCCTTCTCTCTGTTATCCTTTCTCACAACCCATAGATATGGCCTCTTGCTCTCCTTCAACCCTTTCACCATCTCCTCCATTTGCTCCTTCTTCATCACTGACAGACTCCCGAATGATATATACACCACTGATCCCTCCTCCTTTGTGTCACTCCATGTACTTCTTCTCATCCTCCTTAAAAAGATAACTAGAACTGGAGTTGGTTTGTTTTGGCAAAAGTCCAATAGGTATGGTTTCAATATCAGCACTGACTGAAGCTAAAGCATCAGTTTCCCATTCATGGAAGGTGTTCATCAACACTACACGCTTCTTCCCTTCTTGCTCTTCATCCAAGAACTCAAATAGCTCTCTAAACAAACGGAGAAGGGCCGTCTCGGCTATCAGAGTTGGTGGCTCTAACTAACGACGGCAAGTCTCTGATTTGGAGCGGCTGCAACCCCGGAAAGCAGACGGTGAACGAAAGGTCATCGATATGCGTTTTGATGAGACTGTCAAAGCCATGAAAGAAGTGGTAGTACGTACGTCGCGAACACGCTGGCAGCTTGTATCCAATAGAGGACTGAAGGAATGCCATGCTCGCCGGCGATCTCCACCACCCAGTTTAAGAAGATAGTGTGTATCATGCACGTCACTGGACGGTCACCGGCGGTGAGCTCTTTAACGAGGATAGAAACGTTGCGTTTACTATTTATTCTGAAGATGGAGCGGTACTCATTGGCATCCATGGAGCCACGTTTGTAACCCTCTTCGTCAAAGCCGTCGGAGAAGGGGAGGTAAGTGATGAGGCCATCGTTGAAGCCTTTATCCGAGTTAGGGGTGGAGGAGAACATGCGGCGGTGGGTGAAGACGGTGGTGGAGAAGGTGATGGCTGTGCCGGTGGTGGCAGCGATGTGCTTGGCGAGGTTGAGCGAGGGGTTGATATGGCTTTGCATGGGGTACGTGATGAATAAGAAGTGGGGTTGAGGTTTGTCCGCCATTGGTTGTGATCTTGAGCTTGATGATGAAAGGATATATGGTTTGCATGAGAGTTCAAGCATGTATGATATGCATAATGGAGGAGGGATGAAGAGTGACGTTGGTGATGACGTatggattttcttttgtttacttggttgtttggttatatatatatatttttctaagataatttttaatttaatgagcACGacttatgtgtttttttttctttaagatgTGGCTTAAGACTTAAGTTTCGATTTGactttaataaattaattaatgatcttGCTTAATCAATCCAGCAAGGCTAATTAAAATACATTGCTTCCGTTATGGCGTCCATTATATTTATGGTCCATGATGTGGTCTGGTAGCTAGATTGAACGTGTGTTTGAATTTTCTGTTGGGATTGATTAGACTCTGGACAAACAGCGTGGCAGGTAGCATGGACATGACGTGGGTCGAGCTGTCGTACTGAGAGGCTTTGACATGCATGCCCAGTGTTTTGGTTCAGGAGTAGTATGTTGGCATTCTAGAAAAATAAGATGTGGTTGGTCAATCTACAGCAGAAGTTGAGTATTATGCTTTGGGAGCAGCTCATTGTCAAGCAATTTGGatgaaacaaattttaaaagattgTGGAGTGTTGATTAGGGGAAAGGAGCTCATATAGCTATTTTAAGGTCTACATGAGTCTTAAAGTTACactagaaacaaaacaaaacacaagacaagaa belongs to Dioscorea cayenensis subsp. rotundata cultivar TDr96_F1 chromosome 17, TDr96_F1_v2_PseudoChromosome.rev07_lg8_w22 25.fasta, whole genome shotgun sequence and includes:
- the LOC120281262 gene encoding crocetin glucosyltransferase, chloroplastic-like translates to MKKEQMEEMVKGLKESKRPYLWVVRKDNREKELLEIEGEEGDDQDGNGMMVEWCSQVRVLAHKAVGCFVTHCGWNSTLESLVCGMPVVGMPQWPDQGMNAKLVESLWGCGVRSEFDGDCVVKGEELVRCLELVMGDGEKGVKIRTKAKMWKDKASEAVSKCGSSDLNLKKISSKVFLND
- the LOC120281263 gene encoding UDP-glycosyltransferase 75B1-like → MADKPQPHFLFITYPMQSHINPSLNLAKHIAATTGTAITFSTTVFTHRRMFSSTPNSDKGFNDGLITYLPFSDGFDEEGYKRGSMDANEYRSIFRINSKRNVSILVKELTAGDRPVTCMIHTIFLNWVVEIAGEHGIPSVLYWIQAASVFATELFEFLDEEQEGKKRVVLMNTFHEWETDALASVSADIETIPIGLLPKQTNSSSSYLFKEDEKKYME